Proteins encoded together in one Variovorax paradoxus EPS window:
- the sfnG gene encoding dimethylsulfone monooxygenase SfnG, whose translation MSQPYSTTAPVKFAYWVPNVSGGLVVSTIEQRTDWSLEYNQRLALAAEKAGFEYALSQIRFTAGYGAEYQHESVSFSQALLHATTKLKVLAAILPGPWNPAVVAKQIATIDHISNGRIAINVVSGWFKGEFQAIGEPWLEHDERYRRSNEFIRALKGIWTEDNFTFKGDFYRFSNYTLSPKPVQKPHPEIFQGGSSRAARDNAASVSDWYFTNGNTPEGLKVQIDDIQAKAAENGHTVRIGVNAFVIARDTEEEAKAVLADIIKHAHVEAVHAFGDAAKQAGKSSPEGEGNWAKSTFEDLVQYNDGFRTNLIGTPQQIAERIVALKAIGVDLILTGFLHFIEEVEYFGEKVLPLVRKLEEAGQGANAGKQSKPALEAVA comes from the coding sequence ATGAGCCAACCGTATTCCACCACCGCCCCCGTCAAGTTCGCCTACTGGGTGCCCAATGTCAGCGGCGGCCTCGTGGTCAGCACCATCGAGCAGCGCACCGACTGGAGCCTCGAATACAACCAGCGCCTCGCGCTCGCGGCCGAAAAAGCCGGCTTCGAATATGCGCTGAGCCAGATCCGCTTCACCGCGGGCTACGGCGCGGAGTACCAGCACGAGTCGGTGTCGTTCAGCCAGGCGCTGCTGCATGCGACCACCAAGCTCAAGGTGCTGGCCGCGATCCTGCCCGGCCCGTGGAACCCAGCCGTGGTGGCCAAGCAGATCGCCACCATCGACCACATCTCCAACGGCCGCATCGCCATCAACGTGGTGAGCGGCTGGTTCAAGGGCGAGTTCCAGGCCATCGGCGAGCCGTGGCTGGAGCACGACGAGCGCTATCGCCGCTCCAACGAATTCATCCGCGCGCTCAAGGGCATCTGGACCGAGGACAACTTCACCTTCAAGGGCGATTTCTACCGCTTCAGCAACTACACGCTGAGCCCGAAGCCGGTGCAAAAACCCCACCCCGAAATCTTCCAGGGCGGCAGCTCGCGCGCCGCGCGCGACAACGCGGCCAGCGTGTCGGACTGGTACTTCACCAACGGCAACACGCCCGAAGGCCTGAAGGTGCAGATCGACGACATCCAGGCCAAGGCCGCGGAGAACGGCCACACGGTGCGCATCGGCGTGAACGCCTTCGTGATCGCCCGCGACACCGAGGAAGAAGCCAAGGCGGTGCTCGCCGACATCATCAAGCACGCCCACGTCGAGGCGGTGCATGCCTTCGGCGATGCGGCCAAGCAGGCCGGCAAGTCGTCGCCCGAGGGCGAGGGCAACTGGGCCAAGTCCACCTTCGAAGACCTCGTGCAATACAACGACGGCTTCCGCACCAACCTCATCGGCACACCGCAGCAGATTGCCGAGCGCATCGTGGCGCTCAAGGCCATCGGCGTTGACCTGATCCTCACCGGCTTCCTGCACTTCATCGAAGAGGTGGAGTACTTCGGCGAGAAGGTGCTGCCGCTGGTGCGCAAGCTTGAGGAAGCCGGGCAGGGCGCGAATGCCGGCAAGCAGAGCAAGCCGGCGCTGGAAGCCGTCGCGTGA
- a CDS encoding LLM class flavin-dependent oxidoreductase — translation MTKTIRFNAFEMNCVAHQSPGLWAHPRDRSWEYKDLNYWTDLAKVLEKGLFDGIFIADVIGYYDVYKGGNYHALQQAAQIPVNDPLQLAAPIAMVTEHLGIGITASTSFEHPYTFARRLSTADHHTKGRLGWNIVTSYLESGAKNIGQGGLRKHENRYEVAQEYVQVLYKLFEGSWERDAVVRDRRTGIFAHPEKIHEIGHKGEYFDVPGYHLCEPSPQRTPLLYQAGASGPGKAFAAQHAECVFVAAPRQSTLKNYVREVREQAAAAGRDAQKLLIYNLVTVIVDETDAKAQAKFEDYKRYVSYDGALVFMSGWTGIDFGQYAPTDLVRRVETNAIVSAIEHLAGGDKAWTIEELAVWGGVGGMGPVFVGSASTVADILQQWVEETDVDGFNLAYAVAHETFEDVVTHLVPELQRRGVYPKAYAPGTLREKLFGQGPLLPDSHPAHRYRDIERVKREEAQAAQVRTAGLQSKQPEPLAQAG, via the coding sequence ATGACCAAGACCATCCGCTTCAACGCCTTCGAGATGAACTGCGTGGCGCACCAGTCCCCCGGGCTGTGGGCGCATCCGCGCGATCGATCCTGGGAATACAAGGACCTGAACTACTGGACCGACCTGGCGAAGGTGCTGGAGAAGGGCCTCTTCGACGGCATCTTCATCGCGGATGTCATCGGCTACTACGACGTGTACAAGGGCGGCAACTACCACGCGCTGCAGCAGGCGGCGCAGATCCCGGTGAACGATCCGCTGCAGCTGGCGGCGCCCATCGCCATGGTGACCGAGCACCTGGGCATCGGCATCACGGCGTCGACCTCGTTCGAGCACCCCTACACCTTTGCGCGGCGGCTCTCCACGGCCGACCACCACACCAAGGGTCGCCTGGGCTGGAACATCGTCACCTCGTACCTGGAGAGCGGCGCGAAGAACATCGGGCAGGGCGGCCTGCGCAAGCACGAGAACCGCTACGAGGTCGCGCAGGAATACGTGCAGGTGCTCTACAAGCTTTTCGAAGGCAGTTGGGAGCGCGATGCCGTCGTGCGCGACCGGCGCACCGGCATCTTTGCCCACCCCGAGAAGATCCACGAGATCGGGCACAAGGGCGAGTACTTCGACGTGCCCGGCTATCACCTGTGCGAGCCCTCGCCGCAGCGCACCCCGCTGCTCTACCAGGCGGGGGCATCGGGCCCGGGCAAGGCGTTTGCCGCCCAGCATGCCGAGTGCGTGTTCGTGGCCGCGCCGAGGCAATCCACGCTGAAGAACTACGTGCGCGAGGTGCGCGAGCAAGCCGCGGCGGCGGGGCGCGATGCGCAGAAGCTGCTCATCTACAACCTCGTCACGGTGATCGTGGACGAGACCGATGCGAAGGCACAGGCCAAGTTCGAGGACTACAAGCGCTACGTGTCCTACGACGGCGCGCTGGTGTTCATGTCGGGCTGGACCGGCATCGACTTCGGCCAGTACGCGCCGACCGATCTGGTCCGGCGGGTGGAGACCAATGCCATCGTCTCGGCCATCGAGCACCTGGCCGGCGGCGACAAGGCCTGGACCATCGAGGAGCTGGCCGTGTGGGGCGGCGTGGGCGGCATGGGGCCGGTGTTCGTCGGGTCCGCGAGCACGGTGGCCGACATCCTGCAGCAATGGGTGGAAGAGACCGATGTGGACGGCTTCAACCTGGCCTACGCGGTGGCACACGAGACCTTCGAAGACGTGGTGACGCATCTCGTGCCCGAGCTGCAGCGCCGGGGCGTCTACCCCAAGGCCTATGCGCCGGGAACGCTGCGCGAAAAGCTCTTCGGCCAGGGGCCGCTGCTGCCGGACAGCCATCCTGCGCATCGCTACCGCGACATCGAGCGCGTCAAGCGCGAGGAGGCGCAGGCCGCGCAGGTTCGAACAGCAGGGCTGCAATCGAAGCAGCCAGAACCGCTCGCACAAGCGGGCTGA
- the msuE gene encoding FMN reductase, with amino-acid sequence MSRKLKVVAVSGSLQRPSRTLVLVDRLLAELGDEVAIDARVISLGEIGPQFAGVLYRNQLPAAVEESIAAIESADLLIVASPVYRGSYTGLFKHLFDFVHHEALTDKPVLLAATGGSDRHALVIDHQLRPLFSFFQARTLPIGVYAVEKDFEGYEIANPALRERIALAVARAVPQLREASPAAAPVAQKPVPVALAA; translated from the coding sequence ATGAGTCGAAAACTGAAAGTCGTTGCCGTCTCCGGCAGCCTGCAACGTCCCTCGCGCACGCTGGTGCTGGTCGACCGGCTGCTGGCCGAGCTCGGCGACGAGGTCGCCATCGATGCGCGCGTGATCTCGCTCGGCGAGATCGGTCCGCAGTTCGCCGGTGTGCTGTATCGCAACCAGTTGCCCGCGGCCGTCGAAGAGAGCATTGCGGCCATCGAGTCCGCCGACCTGCTGATCGTGGCGAGCCCGGTGTACCGCGGCTCTTACACGGGGCTCTTCAAGCACCTGTTCGACTTCGTTCATCACGAAGCGCTGACCGACAAGCCGGTGCTGCTCGCCGCCACCGGCGGCAGCGACCGCCACGCGCTGGTCATCGACCACCAACTGCGCCCGCTCTTCAGCTTCTTCCAGGCGCGCACGCTGCCCATCGGCGTCTACGCGGTCGAGAAGGACTTCGAGGGCTACGAGATCGCCAACCCGGCGCTGCGCGAACGCATCGCGCTGGCCGTGGCGCGCGCCGTGCCGCAACTGCGCGAGGCCTCGCCGGCCGCCGCGCCCGTCGCCCAGAAGCCCGTGCCCGTGGCGCTGGCCGCCTGA
- a CDS encoding ABC transporter substrate-binding protein, which translates to MSFIKHLKTAALAVTLSVAGLQFAHADGNEQFFPLQSYRVGPYAAGGTGFFGGFIDYLNLVNTRDGGVGGVKLTWEEGETQYEVERGVEVYERLKQRPGIATWNPLSVGIAYALIDRVTADKVPLLTINHGRTDTTDGRVFKYIFPLLLNPYSETSGIVNYIAGKEGGTDKLKGKKIVVLYHGSPYGKETIPVYELLAKKYGFTLQQIEVPHPGNEQQSQWLTIRRVKPDYVVLRGWGVMNPVALKTAQKTGFPVDHIVGNVWSNSEEDVIPAGDAAKGYVAITTVAAGAQYPVLQDITKIVYGAGKGNLQDTKRIGSVYHNLGVLNGILNVEAIRIAQAKFGKRTLTGDEIRWGLENLKIDEARAAALGAKGLFHSINVTWDNHEGDGRVAFQQWDGSKWNVVSDWIAPDWKLLRPIIEKSSLAYAKEKNVKVRKSIDD; encoded by the coding sequence ATGTCTTTCATCAAGCACCTGAAAACCGCGGCCCTGGCCGTCACCCTTTCCGTGGCCGGCCTGCAGTTCGCGCATGCCGATGGCAACGAGCAATTCTTCCCGCTGCAGAGCTACCGCGTCGGCCCCTATGCGGCCGGCGGCACGGGCTTCTTCGGCGGCTTCATCGACTACCTGAACCTCGTCAACACGCGCGATGGCGGCGTGGGCGGCGTCAAGCTGACATGGGAGGAGGGCGAGACGCAGTACGAAGTGGAGCGCGGCGTGGAGGTGTATGAGCGCCTGAAGCAACGCCCAGGCATCGCGACCTGGAACCCGCTGTCGGTGGGCATCGCCTATGCGCTCATCGATCGCGTGACGGCCGACAAGGTGCCGCTGCTCACCATCAACCACGGCCGCACCGACACCACCGACGGCCGCGTGTTCAAGTACATCTTTCCGCTGCTGCTCAATCCGTACAGCGAGACCTCGGGCATCGTGAACTACATCGCGGGCAAGGAGGGCGGCACCGACAAGCTCAAGGGCAAGAAGATCGTGGTGCTGTACCACGGCTCGCCCTACGGCAAGGAGACCATTCCGGTCTATGAGCTGCTCGCCAAGAAGTACGGCTTCACGCTGCAGCAGATCGAGGTGCCGCATCCGGGCAACGAGCAACAGTCGCAGTGGCTCACCATCCGCCGCGTGAAGCCCGACTACGTGGTGCTGCGCGGCTGGGGCGTGATGAACCCGGTGGCGCTCAAGACGGCGCAGAAGACGGGCTTTCCGGTCGACCACATCGTGGGCAACGTGTGGTCCAACTCCGAGGAAGACGTGATTCCGGCGGGCGATGCGGCCAAGGGCTACGTGGCCATCACCACGGTGGCGGCCGGCGCGCAATATCCGGTGCTGCAGGACATCACGAAGATCGTCTATGGCGCGGGCAAGGGCAACCTGCAGGACACCAAGCGCATCGGCAGCGTCTATCACAACCTCGGTGTGCTCAACGGCATCCTGAATGTGGAGGCCATCCGCATCGCGCAGGCGAAGTTCGGCAAGCGCACGCTCACCGGCGACGAGATCCGCTGGGGCCTGGAGAACCTGAAGATCGACGAGGCGCGCGCCGCCGCGCTCGGTGCCAAGGGCCTGTTCCATTCGATCAACGTGACCTGGGACAACCACGAAGGCGACGGCCGCGTGGCCTTCCAGCAATGGGATGGCAGCAAGTGGAACGTGGTGTCCGACTGGATTGCGCCCGACTGGAAGCTGCTGCGGCCGATCATCGAGAAGTCGTCGCTTGCGTATGCAAAGGAGAAGAACGTCAAGGTGCGCAAGAGCATCGATGACTGA
- a CDS encoding amidase — MDTPLYALSAVQLLERYRDRTLSPVDVTKAVLARIERWEPSIHATYALDAEAALASAKASEARWTQGTPQGELDGVPVTLKENIATRGTPSPIGSAATVLSPAAADAPAAARLREAGAVIVTKTTMPDFGFLGAAPSSFHALTRNPWDLSKNTGGSSSGAGAAAAAGYGPLHLGTDIGGSVRIPANFCGVFGLKPSHGRIPVDPPAAARVIGPMTRTVADAALLMKVVSRPDPRDYMSLPAQDIAWEHLGRDVRGLRIGLWTDTAGGWPIDPEVKEAVLAAARLFEQAGAIVEPLADWTTLEMRMGMAHFFTMRCRVDLAAMPVERAKLAADYIHAAGEFAGSLSPEETFRAFTRMQALRAATVAATQPYDYVLSPVSPVLPFAAEAINSGPENPLKDSHFTSVFNQSEQPAASINCGYAASGLPIGLQIAGRRFDDLGVLQMAAFYESVRGAQAPWPEPV; from the coding sequence ATGGACACACCCCTGTACGCCCTCAGCGCCGTTCAACTGCTCGAGCGCTATCGCGACCGCACCCTCTCTCCCGTCGACGTGACGAAGGCCGTGCTGGCGCGCATCGAGCGCTGGGAGCCGAGCATCCACGCCACCTACGCGCTGGATGCCGAAGCCGCCCTCGCCTCGGCGAAGGCTTCCGAAGCACGATGGACACAAGGCACGCCGCAGGGCGAGCTCGACGGTGTGCCAGTCACGCTCAAGGAAAACATCGCCACGCGCGGCACGCCATCGCCGATCGGCAGCGCCGCCACGGTGCTGTCGCCCGCCGCGGCGGATGCGCCTGCGGCCGCGCGACTGCGCGAAGCGGGCGCGGTCATCGTCACCAAGACGACGATGCCGGACTTCGGCTTTCTCGGTGCTGCCCCGTCGAGCTTTCATGCGCTCACGCGCAACCCCTGGGACCTGAGCAAGAACACCGGCGGCTCCAGCTCCGGCGCGGGCGCCGCTGCAGCAGCGGGCTACGGCCCCTTGCACCTGGGCACCGACATCGGCGGCTCGGTGCGCATTCCCGCCAACTTCTGCGGCGTGTTCGGGCTCAAGCCCAGCCATGGGCGGATTCCCGTCGATCCGCCGGCAGCCGCACGCGTGATCGGCCCCATGACGCGCACCGTCGCCGACGCCGCGCTGCTGATGAAGGTGGTCTCGCGCCCCGACCCGCGCGACTACATGAGCCTGCCGGCGCAAGACATTGCTTGGGAACACCTCGGCCGCGACGTGCGGGGCCTGCGCATCGGCCTGTGGACCGACACCGCGGGCGGCTGGCCGATCGACCCCGAGGTGAAGGAAGCCGTGCTGGCCGCGGCGCGCCTCTTCGAGCAGGCCGGCGCCATCGTGGAGCCACTCGCCGACTGGACCACGCTGGAGATGCGCATGGGCATGGCGCACTTCTTCACCATGCGCTGCCGCGTCGATCTGGCCGCAATGCCGGTGGAACGCGCCAAGCTGGCGGCGGACTACATCCATGCAGCGGGCGAGTTCGCCGGCTCGCTTTCGCCCGAGGAAACCTTCAGGGCCTTCACACGCATGCAGGCGTTGCGTGCGGCGACCGTCGCCGCCACGCAGCCGTACGACTACGTGCTGTCACCCGTGTCGCCGGTGCTGCCCTTCGCGGCGGAGGCCATCAACAGCGGCCCGGAAAATCCACTGAAGGACTCCCACTTCACCTCGGTGTTCAACCAGTCGGAGCAGCCCGCGGCATCGATCAATTGCGGCTACGCCGCGAGCGGCCTGCCCATCGGCCTGCAGATCGCCGGGCGCCGGTTCGACGATCTTGGCGTGCTGCAGATGGCTGCGTTCTACGAGTCTGTGCGCGGGGCACAGGCACCTTGGCCAGAGCCTGTGTGA
- a CDS encoding ABC transporter ATP-binding protein, which produces MPDLFFEAGPVSLGVDPVAFMPAGRAAPAGKDTGTSAVLRLEGIDLSFGGVTALSGVDLSIAKGEVRAVIGPNGAGKSSLVNVISGLYRPDRGRVWIGGRSFGHVPTARLARLGIARTFQNLALFKGLSVRDNVVLGRVDAARSTFIEQLIGLGRARREREDARARADAIIGFLGLGAVSERPAGTLAYGLQKRVELARALVAAPQLLLLDEPMAGMTVTEKSELVHFVRAARDEFGTTILLIEHDIGVVLGLSDRVAVFDHGVKIADGTPAEVRSDPVVIDAYLGVAHEDEAEQG; this is translated from the coding sequence ATGCCCGATCTTTTCTTCGAGGCGGGTCCGGTCTCGCTCGGTGTCGACCCGGTGGCTTTCATGCCGGCGGGACGCGCGGCACCAGCGGGGAAAGACACGGGCACCTCGGCCGTGCTGCGGCTGGAAGGCATCGACCTCAGCTTCGGCGGCGTCACCGCGCTGTCGGGCGTGGACCTGTCGATCGCCAAGGGCGAGGTCCGCGCCGTCATCGGCCCGAACGGCGCCGGCAAGAGTTCGCTGGTCAACGTCATCAGCGGGCTGTACCGGCCCGACCGTGGGCGCGTGTGGATCGGCGGGCGCAGCTTCGGCCATGTGCCGACGGCGCGGCTGGCACGACTGGGCATCGCGCGCACCTTCCAGAACCTCGCGCTCTTCAAGGGCCTGAGCGTGCGCGACAACGTCGTGCTCGGCCGCGTCGATGCGGCGCGCTCCACTTTCATCGAGCAACTCATCGGCCTCGGCCGCGCGCGGCGTGAGCGCGAGGATGCGCGTGCGCGGGCCGACGCGATCATCGGCTTCCTCGGCCTTGGCGCCGTGAGTGAACGGCCTGCCGGCACGCTGGCCTACGGCCTGCAGAAGCGCGTGGAGCTCGCACGTGCGTTGGTCGCCGCGCCGCAACTGCTGCTGCTCGACGAGCCGATGGCCGGCATGACGGTCACCGAAAAAAGCGAGCTGGTGCATTTCGTGCGCGCCGCGCGCGACGAATTCGGCACCACCATCCTCCTGATCGAGCACGACATCGGCGTGGTGCTGGGCCTGTCGGACCGCGTGGCCGTGTTCGACCACGGCGTCAAGATCGCCGACGGCACGCCGGCCGAGGTGCGCAGCGACCCGGTGGTGATCGATGCCTACCTGGGCGTGGCCCACGAAGACGAAGCGGAGCAGGGCTGA
- a CDS encoding branched-chain amino acid ABC transporter permease, with amino-acid sequence MSAVALPRALPAWIWPLVVLVIAFGIVPFTASGYVFDALLIPFLALSLAAVGLNLLTGYAGQLSLGTAAFMAVGAFAAYNFNLRVDGLPLLVSIGLAGLAATAVGLVFGLPSLRLRGFYLAVSTLAAQFFVQWALTKFSWFSNDNASGVIDAPALEVAGIVFDTPVGRYIFSLSIVTVLTLLAWRLVRTQTGHHFIAVRDNELAARVIGVPVLRTKLLAFAVSSFIVGVAGVLWGFVYLRTVEPAGFNLDRSFQILFIVIIGGLATIRGAFFGAALIVVFPLLLSRVGSFLFGGWFDSGVLDMSQRIVLGALIIFFLAMEPQGLVALWDRARKRLVLARDQAVPMPTATVHAELVEAPRKASTSSARTVL; translated from the coding sequence ATGAGCGCTGTCGCTTTGCCCCGAGCACTCCCTGCGTGGATCTGGCCGCTTGTCGTGCTGGTCATCGCCTTCGGCATCGTGCCCTTCACCGCCTCAGGCTATGTATTCGACGCGCTGCTGATTCCATTCCTCGCGCTGTCATTGGCGGCCGTAGGACTCAATCTGCTGACCGGCTACGCAGGTCAACTCTCGCTTGGCACCGCGGCCTTCATGGCGGTCGGCGCCTTCGCGGCCTACAACTTCAACCTGCGCGTGGACGGCCTTCCACTGCTCGTGAGCATCGGCCTCGCGGGGCTGGCGGCCACGGCCGTCGGCCTGGTGTTCGGGCTGCCGAGTCTGCGGCTGCGCGGTTTCTACCTCGCGGTCTCGACGCTGGCCGCGCAGTTCTTCGTGCAATGGGCGCTCACCAAGTTCAGCTGGTTCAGCAACGACAACGCCTCGGGCGTGATCGATGCGCCAGCGCTCGAAGTGGCCGGCATCGTCTTCGACACGCCGGTGGGCCGCTACATCTTCTCGCTGAGCATCGTCACCGTGCTGACGCTGCTCGCGTGGCGCCTCGTGCGCACGCAAACGGGCCACCACTTCATCGCCGTGCGCGACAACGAACTGGCCGCGCGCGTCATCGGCGTGCCGGTGCTGCGCACCAAGCTGCTGGCGTTCGCGGTGTCGTCGTTCATCGTGGGCGTGGCGGGGGTGCTGTGGGGCTTCGTGTACCTGCGCACCGTGGAGCCCGCGGGCTTCAACCTCGACCGCTCGTTCCAGATTCTCTTCATCGTGATCATCGGCGGGCTCGCGACGATCCGAGGGGCGTTCTTCGGCGCGGCGCTGATCGTGGTGTTTCCGCTGCTGCTCTCGCGCGTGGGCAGCTTTCTTTTCGGCGGCTGGTTCGACTCGGGCGTGCTCGACATGAGCCAGCGCATCGTGCTGGGCGCACTGATCATTTTCTTTCTCGCCATGGAGCCGCAAGGGCTGGTCGCCCTGTGGGACCGCGCGCGCAAGCGGCTCGTATTGGCGCGAGATCAAGCCGTGCCCATGCCCACAGCAACCGTTCACGCTGAGCTTGTCGAAGCGCCGCGCAAGGCTTCGACAAGCTCAGCCCGAACGGTCTTATGA
- a CDS encoding ABC transporter ATP-binding protein — protein MTTPLLRIEAVEAAYQRSIAALHGVSLEVRAGEIHALLGANGAGKSTTLKAVSNLLPAERGQVTAGRIVFDGHDTGRSSPADLVRLGLVQVLEGRHCFRTLTVEENLLTGALGRSARRSEAAEDLAKVYAIFPKLKDRRKTPAGLCSGGEQQMTAIGRALMSRPRLLVLDEPSMGLAPLVVRDIFEQLRRLNREAGLSILVAEQNSTVALQYADRATVLDAGVAVLSGDAEALRQRADIQSFYFGEGAVADARSKR, from the coding sequence ATGACCACGCCCCTGTTGCGCATCGAAGCCGTCGAGGCGGCCTACCAGCGCTCGATTGCCGCGCTGCACGGCGTGAGCCTGGAGGTGCGCGCCGGCGAAATCCACGCGCTGCTCGGCGCCAACGGCGCGGGCAAGTCGACCACGCTCAAGGCGGTGTCGAACCTGCTGCCGGCCGAGCGCGGACAGGTCACGGCCGGGCGCATCGTGTTCGACGGGCACGACACGGGCCGCAGCAGCCCGGCCGACCTCGTGCGGCTCGGCCTGGTGCAGGTGCTGGAGGGCCGGCATTGCTTTCGCACGCTGACGGTCGAAGAGAACCTGCTGACCGGCGCACTGGGGCGCAGTGCGCGGCGCTCGGAAGCTGCCGAAGACCTCGCCAAGGTCTACGCGATCTTTCCGAAGCTGAAGGACAGGCGAAAGACCCCGGCAGGCCTTTGCTCCGGCGGCGAGCAGCAGATGACGGCCATCGGCCGTGCCCTGATGTCGCGGCCCCGGCTGCTGGTGCTCGACGAGCCCTCGATGGGATTGGCGCCGCTGGTGGTGCGCGACATCTTCGAGCAACTGCGGCGGCTCAACCGCGAAGCGGGCCTGTCGATCCTGGTCGCCGAGCAGAACTCGACTGTCGCGCTGCAATACGCCGACCGGGCGACGGTGCTCGATGCAGGCGTTGCGGTCTTGAGCGGCGATGCGGAGGCGCTGCGCCAGCGCGCCGACATCCAGTCTTTCTACTTCGGCGAAGGCGCCGTCGCGGACGCTCGCTCGAAGCGGTAG
- a CDS encoding SdiA-regulated domain-containing protein — protein MSRPSPRKALLYAFVVGLCALFIWYFKVLALGYYWLSTTLGASQWAGNSLWLPGYRVAVEGMPIQGLTRNASGLTFNTETGTLFTVINRPPQIAELTTEGRLLRVVALDGVKDPEGITYVQGDSYVISDEDSHRMYWVQIGRDTQRVSVAGRPSLGIGIDKLHNSSFEGVSWDSVHKRLYVVREKLPMRVLMITGLDPATPPTGFNIDISEWKSSRAASLFMSDLSSVTVHDETGHLLLLSDESALIVEYAPDGRPVSMLPLWRGFNGLQRKVPQPEGVAVGPDGKLYLLSEPNLFYRFERASATAPSPK, from the coding sequence ATGAGCCGTCCGAGTCCCCGCAAAGCCCTCCTCTACGCCTTCGTCGTCGGCCTTTGCGCTCTCTTCATCTGGTATTTCAAGGTTCTGGCACTCGGCTACTACTGGCTGAGCACGACGCTGGGTGCATCGCAATGGGCGGGCAACTCGCTGTGGCTGCCGGGCTACCGGGTGGCGGTCGAAGGCATGCCGATCCAGGGCCTGACCCGCAATGCCTCGGGGCTGACCTTCAACACCGAAACCGGCACCCTCTTCACCGTCATCAACCGTCCGCCGCAGATCGCGGAGCTCACCACCGAGGGCCGGCTGCTGCGCGTCGTCGCGCTCGACGGGGTGAAAGACCCCGAGGGCATCACCTACGTGCAGGGCGACAGCTATGTGATCTCTGACGAAGACAGCCACCGCATGTACTGGGTGCAGATCGGCCGCGATACGCAGCGGGTGTCGGTGGCCGGCCGTCCGAGCCTGGGCATCGGCATCGACAAGCTGCACAACAGCAGCTTCGAAGGCGTTTCCTGGGACAGCGTGCACAAGCGCCTGTACGTGGTTCGCGAGAAGCTGCCGATGCGCGTGCTGATGATCACCGGCCTCGACCCGGCCACGCCCCCCACCGGTTTCAACATCGACATCAGCGAATGGAAATCCTCGCGCGCGGCCTCGCTGTTCATGAGCGATCTTTCGTCGGTCACGGTGCATGACGAGACCGGACATCTGCTGCTGTTGAGCGACGAGTCGGCCCTGATCGTGGAATACGCGCCGGACGGGCGCCCGGTCAGCATGCTGCCGCTGTGGCGCGGGTTCAACGGCCTGCAGCGCAAGGTGCCGCAGCCAGAGGGCGTCGCCGTGGGGCCGGACGGCAAGCTCTATCTGCTGTCCGAGCCCAACCTGTTCTACCGCTTCGAGCGAGCGTCCGCGACGGCGCCTTCGCCGAAGTAG
- a CDS encoding branched-chain amino acid ABC transporter permease, protein MSFFAEVLIGGLLSGVMYSLVAIGFVLIYKTSGVLNFAQGAQLLFAALTFVSLVERGVPFALALLLTFALMVLLGLVIERTVLRPLVNQPPITLFMATLGLSYVIEGVAQLVWGTQVHALELGIADEPLQFLGIMVSTFDLFAAATAGVMVAALSAFFRYTRVGLAFRAVADDTYAAIAVGLRLPRIWATVWAAAGVIALVAGLLWGARLGVQFSLSLVVLKALPVLVLGGFDSILGAIVGGLVIGALEKLAEVYIGPFVGGGIESWFAYVAALAFLLIRPSGLFGQKLVERA, encoded by the coding sequence CTGAGCTTCTTCGCCGAGGTGCTCATCGGCGGCCTGCTTTCGGGCGTGATGTATTCGCTCGTTGCCATCGGCTTCGTGCTGATCTACAAGACATCGGGCGTACTCAACTTCGCGCAGGGCGCGCAGCTGCTGTTCGCCGCGCTCACCTTCGTGAGCCTGGTGGAGCGCGGCGTGCCTTTCGCGCTCGCCTTGCTGCTGACCTTCGCGCTCATGGTGCTGCTGGGTCTCGTCATCGAACGCACCGTGCTGCGGCCGCTGGTGAACCAGCCGCCGATCACGCTGTTCATGGCGACGCTGGGGCTCTCGTACGTGATCGAGGGCGTCGCGCAGCTCGTGTGGGGCACGCAGGTCCATGCGCTGGAACTCGGCATCGCGGACGAGCCGCTGCAGTTCCTCGGCATCATGGTCTCGACCTTCGACCTGTTCGCCGCCGCAACGGCGGGCGTGATGGTGGCGGCGCTCTCGGCTTTCTTCCGCTACACCCGCGTGGGTCTCGCGTTCCGCGCGGTCGCGGACGATACCTATGCGGCGATTGCGGTGGGCCTTCGTCTGCCGCGCATCTGGGCCACGGTGTGGGCCGCGGCCGGCGTCATCGCGCTGGTGGCCGGGCTGCTGTGGGGTGCGCGGCTGGGCGTGCAGTTCTCGCTCTCGCTGGTGGTGCTGAAGGCGCTGCCGGTGCTGGTGCTCGGCGGCTTCGACTCGATCCTTGGCGCCATCGTCGGCGGGCTGGTGATCGGCGCGCTCGAGAAGCTGGCGGAGGTGTACATCGGGCCTTTCGTCGGCGGTGGCATCGAGAGCTGGTTCGCGTATGTGGCGGCACTGGCGTTTCTGTTGATCCGACCGAGCGGGCTGTTCGGGCAGAAGCTCGTGGAAAGGGCTTGA